The following proteins are co-located in the Tiliqua scincoides isolate rTilSci1 chromosome 8, rTilSci1.hap2, whole genome shotgun sequence genome:
- the MRPL46 gene encoding large ribosomal subunit protein mL46, with product MAAPVRRVLCTAAARALSGSVRGLSGSAAVRSKWRLLGALALQRPPSLSQAPTLQEKEMAELLQKIEVERSLYSDHELRCLAEEKWLKRKRDKYDDEDSDPGKEIVLAQDLEELWEQKFRKFNLASRITDADKSNDRTSLNRKLDKNLLLLVKQKMGDDEIWLLPQAEWQEGETLRATAERALVTLSGSHVSTKFLGNAPCGVYKYKFPKAAQTEGGMGVKVFFFKAFLQDDHLLLAKEKVDCVWVSKGELADYLKPEYHSQVTRFLVDL from the exons ATGGCGGCGCCCGTGAGGCGGGTGCTCTGTACTGCAGCAGCACGGGCTCTCTCCGGGTCCGTCCGCGGCCTCTCCGGCTCTGCGGCTGTCCGGTCGAAGTGGAGGCTCCTCGGGGCGCTGGCCTTGCAGAGGCCGCCCAGCTTGTCGCAGGCCCCGACCCTGCAGGAGAAGGaaatggctgagctgctgcagaag ATAGAGGTGGAGAGAAGCCTCTATTCAGATCATGAGCTTCGTTGCTTGGCAGAGGAGAAGTGGttgaagaggaagagagacaagTATGATGATGAAGACAGCGATCCTGGAAAGGAGATTGTGCTAGCTCAAGACCTAGAAGAACTGTGGGAGCAGAAATTCCGAAAGTTCAACCTGGCCTCGCGGATAACAG ATGCTGACAAAAGCAATGACCGGACATCTTTGAACAGAAAGCTGGACAAGAACTTGCTACTGTTGGTTAAGCAGAAGATGGGGGATGATGAGATCTGGCTGTTGCCACAAGCAGAGTGGCAAGAGGGGGAGACCCTGCGAGCCACAGCAGAACGGGCCTTGGTTACTCTCTCAG GTAGCCATGTCTCTACCAAGTTTCTAGGGAATGCTCCCTGTGGTGTTTACAAGTACAAGTTTCCCAAGGCGGCCCAGACAGAAGGTGGCATGGGAGTCAAAGTGTTCTTCTTCAAGGCTTTTCTCCAGGATGACCACCTGCTCTTGGCCAAGGAGAAAGTGGACTGTGTGTGGGTCAGCAAAGGGGAGCTGGCCGACTACCTGAAACCAGAATATCATTCCCAGGTCACTCGATTTCTGGTGGACTTGTGA